Part of the Lichenicola cladoniae genome is shown below.
GGCAGGTTGCTCGAAGGCACGCCGGCCGAGATGTTCTCCAGCCTGCAGCGGCTAGCCCTGCTGCCGGACGATACGCTGATCTGCTGCGGCCACGAATATACCGAGAGCAATGCGCGGTTTGCCCTCTCGGTCGATCCGGGCCGGGTTGCCCTGCAGGACCGTGCACGCGAGGTCAGGGACCTGCGTGCGAAGGGCTTGCCGACCTTGCCCGTCCGCCTCGGCCTCGAACGGGACACGAACCTGTTTCTGATGGCCCGTGACATTCCCGCCCTCGCCGCACTGCGCGCCGGAAAAGATAATTTCTGATGAAGTTGCTCTACTCCCGCACCAGCCCGTTCTCGCGCAAGGTCCGTGCCTGTGCCGCCGTCCTCGGGATCAAACAGCGGATCGCGCTGGTCGAAGTCAATTCGACTCAGTCGCCGCGTGAGCTGACCGGCACCAATCCGTTGGGCAAGGTCCCGACCCTCATCACCGCCGATGGGTTCGCGATCTTCGACAGTCCGGTGATCTGCGAATACCTGAACGATTCGAGCGAAGACATGCCGATCATCCCGGCAAGCGGCGCGCCGCGATGGCTCTGCCTGCGTCTGCAGGCAATAGGCGATGGACTGATGGACGCCGCCT
Proteins encoded:
- a CDS encoding glutathione S-transferase N-terminal domain-containing protein, encoding MKLLYSRTSPFSRKVRACAAVLGIKQRIALVEVNSTQSPRELTGTNPLGKVPTLITADGFAIFDSPVICEYLNDSSEDMPIIPASGAPRWLCLRLQAIGDGLMDAASVRRQLLVVGGLEADHPLPERQRATVMRTLDVLERERPSLHIDVGVLSIACGLGYLDFRFAGEDWRAEHPRLAEWHAAISEHDCMRSTAHGS